The following nucleotide sequence is from Paenibacillus andongensis.
CGGTGTTCCCCGTTATAAAAACGTTTCGCCCGTTCCAAAAACCCAAATCGTACATCCGACCAACTCCTACAGAAAATGGGTTGTCAAGTCAGCAAAGGCGACCTCAAATCGTCAACAAAATGATGCAGCAACTGAGCTTGCCGCTCCAGCAGTTGCCTGCTCGCTGTCGATCCATTCAATCTCCCGCAAATTTTCAGCATTAATGGAATGTTTAAACCAGCTTCCACGGAGCGTCCCCGCGCTCCCATAAGCTGTCCAGGTATCGTTTGTCCCGCAGTGTGTCCATGCAATCCCAGAATCCCTCATGCTTATAAGCGGCCATGTGGCCGTCCCGAGCCAAGCGGCCCAGCACCTCGCCCTCCAGTTGGGCTTGATCGTCCTGCAAGTAATCGAGCACCCCCGGTTCAAATACGAAGAAGCCTCCGTTAATCCAGCTGTCTTCCGCGGGTTCTTTCTCCTTAAATCCGACCACCTCATCGCTGTCAAAGCTGATGGTGCCGAACCGGCCCCTCGGCTTCACGGCCGTCACGGTCGCTAATTTGCCATGCGAATAATGAAAATCTAGCAGCTCCCGCAGATTGACGTCGCTGACCCCGTCGCCATAGGTCATCATGAAGGTGCCGCTCTTTAGTTGATCCCTCAGCCGGTGAAGCCGCCCGCCGGTCGACGTACGCAATCCGGTATCGCACAGATGGACAATCCAATCCTTGCAACGGCTTTCCGTTACCTGGACGCTCGAATCCGCGAG
It contains:
- the rfbF gene encoding glucose-1-phosphate cytidylyltransferase; the protein is MGDLPKVVLLCGGFGTRLSEETVTTPKPLVEIGNLPIMCHIMNVYSHYGFKEFVIALGYKGEAIKQYFLNFPYLQSDFTIRLADSSVQVTESRCKDWIVHLCDTGLRTSTGGRLHRLRDQLKSGTFMMTYGDGVSDVNLRELLDFHYSHGKLATVTAVKPRGRFGTISFDSDEVVGFKEKEPAEDSWINGGFFVFEPGVLDYLQDDQAQLEGEVLGRLARDGHMAAYKHEGFWDCMDTLRDKRYLDSLWERGDAPWKLV